The region GTCTAGATTTGGGGAAAGGATGGAGTGGTTGCTTGGACTTCCCAATTCTCTTCCCCAGCGATTCATGGAGCTGGAAGATGCCCTGGAGCAGGAGCGCAAGGCACACGTGCTGTCGGTGACGCGGCTGGAGGGGCAGAGCCGTGCCCTGGATTTGAAAGCGCGGAGTTATGCAGACCAGGGTGAGATGCTCTGTGTCGAACCAGCCTCATTCTGCAGCGGAAATGCTGCAGTCCCAATACTGATGTATGACTATCCATTGCCAGTTCTGTGAATAATCTGCATTTGATAAGGACGCTCTAATTCTCTCTTAGTCTAGGACACTGGTTGCCAGACTGGAACTGGATGAATTTAAGCAGCAGTCCTCTTGCTGGCGTCTCTTCCCCATCTTCTGCTTGATACCTCCCCATGCCCATTCTCAAACATGCTCAATCTTGCACCCTTCCCCTGTCTCCCACTCTACCTCTTAAGAGCTCTGGCTGGGCCAGTCTATCCTGTTTGCCAAGACTGAGGTGTAAGGAAGCAGAGAGCAGTACAGCCTCTTCCAAGAGTACACTCTGGGTTCTTTGCAAACTGGGGCATTAGAAGGTGGTCATTGGATCACCAGTGTTGTCTGCTTGGACTGCCAGAAGGTCTCCATTCTGGGCATTCCCATGgcgagtgggaggagccacttacatggcgcattgtggcGCTTGCCATACTtactctgctgctgccccctctggctacgcttcTGACTATTATACACAATTATACACAATTAACATACCTCACAGGGTCACGTGAGGATGAAAGGAGTGGGAGGAACCCTGGCAATTGTCCTAAGCTCTTtggaaggcagtatataaatgggAAAATATTATAGTTTTCTGGGCTTAAGTCTTGGTCTCTACATGCAACTGAAAAGACAGAGATAGCAGAAGGAAGTGGACCTCTTCAAACTGGTTTGGAAACACATTCATGAATGCtctcctccggggggggggggggaacagctaaACTTTATAAGCAGAAGTCTAGCCCTGAGAGAGCAACATTCTCTCTCTGATGTGCTAGTGTTTTATTTGCGGACATGTTTTTGTCAGAGGGAGccttcaaaaatggcatcctctGTTTGCATTCTGTAGCTCCAAATGGTCGAACTCCCTAGATGTCCCTGCTCTTTCCCTAGATGTGTTTCCCTGACTCCAACTGCATTGTCCTTCAGTTCTGTCCTGTCTCTGGTGCCTTCAAGGGATCTTAAAACTAGTTTTAAAAGCGGTTTAAATATGTACTATATAGAAATTCCTCTCTCTGGGGTTTTCTTTGCAGTGGCCAGCCTGGAAGAACAAAAATCTTCCCTCCTGAAGGAACTCGCATCTCTCAATCAGACCCACACAAAGGTACCTTTGGCCTGTAGCAGACTTTTCTGGTCTGCTCTCTCTTCTCCGCTTGACCTGACCTCTCCAAACCAGGCATCAGTCTCACTTCCTACTCTGTTCCTTACAGATGGTGCAAAGCTACAAGGAACTGAAATCGCAACGGGTGGCATTGGCTAGTATGGGCCAAGCTGCGACTCCATCTGCAGAGGCAAAAAGGTGTGGAGAAGGAAGTGGGCTGTTGAGGCTCAGGGTTCAGAAGAGGGTAGCAAGAGAAGGGCCCACCCACTGAACAGGGTAGATGTTTGTCCAAGATGCCAAAGTGGTCAAGTGTGTTGCAAGGCCATCTGCAACCTTCCAGCACAGTTGCATCTGCAAGTGAAATAACAGAAGGCTTTCTTGCAGTTACCTATCAACACCAAGGCCTGCTGCCTCCCTATATGGAGTCTGTGCCAGTACATGGACCTCTTCTTCAGCTACCTACCCAGAATGTTCAGTAGAATAAATTAACTTCTTATCAGAGAATGTCTCACATTTACAAACAAAGAAGAACAACCAAGTAGAAAATATGAGGTCCTGAAACATGGTTACTTATATTACACAAAAGTTAAAACCACACAGCTGTAGATCTAAAGACCAAATGAAAATCCAGCTTTAAACTAAAATAACAAGTCTCGAACTGGCAGTAATAAAGTGTGATATGCGGAATTAAAATGGCCTAGGTCAATGAAAATGTTTCTACCTGGTACTGAAGGGTTGCAAGCATAAATGCTGGGGGTATGGACCAACGGAAGGCGTCCTTTCAGCAAGGTGCCGCTACAGAAAAGGCCAATAATCTTTTGCACCTGATCTCAGCAAGTGGCGGAACCAGATCATCTGGGGCTCACCAGATCATCTTAAAACATGGGCAGGACAGGAACAGGTGACCCTAAGCACTCTGGCCCCAGGCTATAAACTCCTTTTCCCTGTGGTAGGGTGAAGTCCCTGCTAAGCCGTGCACCCCCACCGTTCCTTCCAAGCACCTCAGATCCTGGCCCTCCTGAATCACCTCATCCCCAAGAGGTAAGTTCCTGAGCACTGCGCTGGTTGTTGGCTCTTGGCGAATGAACATGGCAGCGGATGAGGAGTTTggtgtgggggtgtggggtgCAGAGGCACGAAGGAGTTAATATCTTTCAACGGTTTCTGCCTCCTCTCAGGAACCTGCAGGGATTCAAGAGCTTCCTCATGTAGAGAAGACGCCCCAGAGAGATGCAGAACGAAATGACTTTCCCTTGGCTCAAGAAATGGTTCAGCCAGTGACAGATGGTACGGATGGGGGTTCTGTGCCTTTTCCTCTTTAGAATAAGCTTTCAGGCCAAGTCAGACGATTGGTCTATGCAGCCCAGGGCTCTCTCTTCTGCTATCCAAAGTTTTGTGCagaggcagtggtatagctacagGGGAGGAGAGCACAATAAGTACTGGAGGCGCCGCAACACCACTCGCGGCTGGAGCCACTACAGGCAGCAACCGCAACCACTGGTTAGAATCATGTGATCATTCACCATACGCTGGCCACATGGGCTTGGAGCAAAGAATGCCCTTCCTTGGGAAGAAGGAGACCTCCCACTGGAGAATGGGAACCTTTTTGATCATACCCTTTGAAAATTTTATGTTTCTTCTGAGAGTTATGGTTCTTTTCTATGTTCTTTGCTAGAACATAGAAACATTTCATATAACATAGAACATTTCATATAAATGAaatgaggggaagaaaaaaaacttcccCTGGAGTGACCTTGCCCACATTCTGAGGTGGTTGTCTGCGGCCTTCAGCCATGTGTTGAGCCCTCTGCAGGTGAATTTCTTCTGCAGGTGAATCGCCAAAATTCAATGACGTAACACAGTTAGGGGATGGTACAAAACATTTGTTTCAAGGTTTTTAGTGACATGCAACTCATAAGTGTTTACTTGGAAGGACGTCCCACAGAGAtaagtggggctttctcccaagttaATTAATGTGCATGGGGTCACAGCCTTAGGCTGCCATCTTGTACACACTTTCCAAGAGTGAaacccactgaattaaatgggacctacttctgagtaaacctgttgaGTATTGTATTGTTAATTAATCCATTGAATGCCAGCTCGATTTATTGTAGCAATTGATAATTCCATTGCTTGTTATCTTTGCTTCTCCTTCCCTTCTATGTGTTGACTCCTCTGCTATCAACATTTAGATTATAAGCTTCTTTGGTGCAGGGACTTGTCTGGTTtgggttggggtttttttttttggggggggggggttaggaaaCTCAGTACAGTGTCATGGACATTGATGGCACTAAAAGTTGTTCCTGCTGTAAGTATATAGGCGTTAACCATTGTAAAACGGGTTGCAGAATGGAAGAGCTTTATAGAGATTAATACGTTACAAATAATGACCTATAATGAAGCAATAAATGTGTTGCattcctgttcccccccccctttctttcttcagCCTCGCAGGCCCAAAAGCATTCCTTGGACCTGGATGAGCTCCTGAGCTCTACTCCAGAATTGGGACCTGACCCACAGCAGCCAAGCAGGTAAGAGGAATGTGTTTAGTTTCAGAGCTCTAGGTCTTGACAGACAGCACAAACTGGCAACATGTGAATGACCTATGCATGAACACTGACTGCACTGTCCCCTAGTAGGGTGAGGGAACTCCTGCTCCCCTCAGTGTCTGCATGACCACATTACTCCCTAATCCTCTAGTGTTTCCTCTTTTGCCTTCACCCTTCACTAATGTCCTTATTTCAAGACCGTTAGCCCTTCTAGCCATCATTCCTGCTGCTTTGGAGGACCACGTACCATCTTATTTGATGGCCAAACAGGCAGCTTCCCCTTCTGTTCCTCCCTGATGGAGGTCAGCGTCATGAGAGCGATACGCAGCTTGTTCTCTGTGTCTCCAATGACTAGGGGTCACAAAATCCTCCACAAAACTGTTCCCTAGTTTCTGTCTGTGGTGTCAGAATGTGGGTGTGTGTTCCCAgaagaggggtgggtgggtactCTTGTCTatttgtttgtctgtctgtctgtctctcagcCCCCTGAGTACTGCCCTCGAGCGCAACACGGTCTCACTTTTCGCCGAGGTCTCCGGTCTCAGCCCTGAACTTCTCAGTGACATGGATGATGGTGCTGATTTGCAGGGTAGGTGCCTTCTTCTTCCAAGTGTGTTCTTTTCCTGCTAGGACCTCCAAGCTCCTGTTCTCCTCCCTGAGGACCCAGGAGTCTTGCCTATTCTAATCAAGTGGGCATCACTCCAGAAAATTGGGTTCCCTCTGTCCACCCTGTGAGAAATTTGAATCTGAGGCACAATTCAGTGATGTCTGTGTTTTTGATCATCTTTGCAGGGGATGCCTTAGAAACTCTGATGGCTGAGAACATGCAGCTACAAGAGGCACGGTAAGAATCAAGCTCCACCTTTCCGGACTTTCTCCCTCcacatatctcccccccccccatactgtcTGCTTAACATCtaaaggtcccaatcctattcttacccatgtgctgcttctgttggtgtgactgccataaagcagtcagcaccagtcgtaaaaggtgctctggcagtgtgctCAGTAGTGCGCTGCTGGgaacactggtgggaaggccagagccttcctgctagtGCCAGTGGATTTGGATCCACCTGCTGCCaaaggtaaggtggtgggggaggcaagagagggtgggggagggcaaaatgctgCAGCAACTTTTTTCTGATGGGTTATGCCTTTTTATTTCGTTGTCTTTATTGTTCTGCTGTTACTTGTTACGATAGTTTGGTGGTTATTATTTCATTGACTTTAATGTTGTTAGTTGCATTAATTTCTTTGGACTAGATAGCATGGTATaagttctttaaataaataaatggatgcaGCCAGATGCCTCCTGGAAGGAAATGCTCCAGGACGTCCTTGTTGAGGATGCTTTACATGGCAGGCATTGAAAGAGCATTTAGATTATTGAAAGGGCCTGCACCTCATCAGGGTCGGATCCTGTGCATCCCCTTGGGCCATCCAGCTGGTCCCAGGTTAACGCCTTGGTGTCTCTTGCCAACCCATCTCCAGGATCACCTTGGATACTGCCCGCCGCCATCTGATTGCTCGTGTGGAGGAGCTCAGTGAGGAGCGTGAGTTGCTACGGATAGAGCGTGATGGCATATCTGGGGCTCTGAGTCGCTGCCAAGCCCAGTTGAAGGAGACGGAGTCAGAGCTTAATCGGTACATCCTTGTAACCGCTCTCCCTGctatgatgcagccatgctgtgtCCATCTCCTCTGCTTCTCCTTATGCAATCAGGGAGGAAAGCAAAGGGAGGGGTCAGGACACGCATGCCATTTTGTGTGTGGGACAGGTTTGGGGGATAAAATATTGTCTGAATGGGCCATTTCCTGAGCTGGTGATTGGAACAATGAACTATGTGGCATTTAATACTTAGCAGGGAAAGAGGACTCCTTCCTCCCTAAGTCATCAGtctgcatagttttttttttaagaaatgtgaGCTTATATTGTTGCTATTTAATTTAAGAGTGGAAAAAATCTGATACCAGTGCTGTGGAAATGGCAACCAGCCTTAGAGGAATTCCTCAGTGGATTGAATTTTTCCTTCCCAAAGATGCTTCTAGCTGGTTAATGTATGCATTAACATATGTATCCCATACTTCACTCTGGGCCTCCAGAGATCCATTGTGGGCAATGGAGACCGTTTCCAAGATTTGACCAAAGAAATTCTGGCTGCTGTCATTATGGGACACTGAGACCTTCTGTTGACTCTCATTACCTGATTGAATATGCCCAGCATTTCAGCTGTGTTCATGTCCTTTCTTGTTCTAGAATCCGACGGGAGTTTGAAGAAACAAGGCGCCAGAGTGATGATGGGGAGGTAACTGGGATGGCTTCTAGTGGGACCTAAGACCTTATGTGTCTGCttttctatggagtcagaccttTGATCCATATGACTCAGTATTGGCCACACTGATTGTGGGTCTTGTGGGTCTCAGACAAGGTTCttccccagtcctacctggagatggtgCCAaactgcaaagcatgtgttctgccactgagttgTAGCCCCTCCCCTATGGCTCCCCTATGGGCTCTGTGGAAGGGAAGGCCCTTCAGAGTTACCCCAAGGCAGAGGTGGGACCCTGGGCTCTCTGTAAGGGAAGCATTCATAGCCATGTGCTGTTTTGTCAGGATCCCTCTCTTCCTCTGCAGGCTGACGGAGGCCTGTCCCGGCCTCAACGGTTCACCCGGGCTGAGATGGCACGCGTGGTGATGGAGCGCAACCTCTACAAGGAGAGGCTGATGGAGCTGCAGGAAGCTGTTCGCCGTACTGAGCTGCTAAGGTCAGGTGCATGGAGAATAGCAGGTCTTGCATGAGGTTTGTGGGAAGGCAGGCAAAGCAGGCCATGGTGGATCCTGTGCCCCCTTCAGCTCTCTGGCCTATGGCCTAACTGAATTTGCTGCCTAGTGATGGCTGAATCCCCTTGGACTTGACTTGTAATTGGGCTGAGAAATGTTATTTTCCTAAGAAGTCAGATGAGAGCTCAGTTATTTCTGAGCCTTTTTGGACCTGATTGCCCTCCTGATGATATCAGCAGAAGTATGGTGGGCTCCAAATTCCTCTCTCCccaaatttcttttttttctggcttcAAGGGAGGCAAAGGAGGTATAACAGCATACCAGGCATCAAGgcaagggggaggaaagagggaaaGCTGTCTCATTTCATCCCCACCATCGCAGCCATAGCTAGCAAGTGGGTAGGGATGAGAGTGAGGGAGGAGTCCTTCTCTATTTTGGATCAAAGTCCAAGAATAACAATGGGATTGTAATGCTTACCTTGGAGGAGAGCATTGCAAATCATTGAGgctcacatgcctgatctcgtctgatctcagaagctaagcagggtcaggcctggttagtacttggatgagagaccacctgggaataccgggtgctgtaggcttataccatagtctttcgagactgaaggttgccaaccaaccaaccatagTCCAAACCAGAGAAACATGAAGCTTGGTGACATCACTGATGACCTCAAGTGCCATCTAGACATCTTCCCACTGCCCCCATGGTTGGAGCTGAGAGAGGGTGGCTTATTTAAAGTTACTCAGTTTGTGACTGAGGAGAgatttaaaccagtgattcttGGCTCACAGCCCATGCTTGTAACCACTAAGAGACAACCGGTTCTTATTGTTAGTCAGTTAGGGCAACCCTGTGTTTTAACAGAGTGTAGCCAAGAACTAGCTGCGCACGTGATTTGAATTATCTATTTCCTTTTACTAGCCGTATGGACAAAGCAGCCCTCCAGATTGGAAGAGGGAGAAACAAAGCTCCTGTGCAGCAGCAGGGCAGTTCCTAAATAattgtttctctctctccaggGCTTCGCGGGATGAACAGGCAGTTCAGATGAAAAAGTCATCCTTCTGGAAAGTGTAGGTGCCAGCGAACATCTGCTCTTCTAGCCACAGCTGCGAGTACTTTGCAATTCTGCCATTTCAGTGCCCAAGTGTGGTATTTGgtattggatgcagaatttagtATCCTAGGAGTatcatctttctttttcttttttttaaaaaaaacacaaagcagaTTGCTAAAACTTATGGTGACAAAGATTGACCTGAAAGAGTTTGAAAGGACAAGTGCTGGTCAACCCTGAGAAGCTCGTGGCAGGGCTAAGATTCCAGTTTTCTGGAGGGTGGGCCTTAATTGCCATTCATtgctatttcctcccccccccaacccaagaGCAGAATAAAATTCAGCAAATAAGTTTTTCCTATGTTTCATTTATATGGGTTATACATATTGCAGAATTCCTCTGTACTTGGTACAGAAGTTTGTGTTCCCTTGGTACAGAGTAGTAGAGTGTTGATAGCACTCCCTGCCCATTCTGTTTCTCCTAACCATGTTGGTTCTCTACCTCCCCCTTCCAGCTTTGATCGCTTATTTAGCCCCTCCGACTCTACAGAGAAAGTTCCTGCATCCCCCCTACCACCAGGGAGGGCCCGGTCTAGCCCCAGCAGCCATGGGAAATTGGGACAGAATGGAGGGCAGTTATCTCCAGCATTGAGATACATCCCACGAGCTACGTCACCGTCTGAGTAAGTTGTGCAGAAGGGAATACACAATTTAACTTCAAGCTACTGGACTTCAAGCTGCTAAATGGTTCTTGGTGTCATGTGATGCTGCCTTATTCCAAGTTGGGCTTTTATTCCAACTAGCTCAGAGTCACCCACTCTGACTGGCAGGTGCTCTTCAAGGGCTCAGACAGAAAGGTTTTCTGAGCCCCTATCTATTTGGTATCCGGCAGGGCCGACACTTCCCCGCAGCAGAAGCGTCGAGATCTGTACAGAGAGATCCGCTCACACATCTGGCATGAGCATGGTCGGGCACAGATCCACGGGTGGAGCCAGCCACCTGCACTTCAGGTGAGCATATTTGTGTGCACATAAGTCATGTGCATCTACCAGCTCAATgttgtgcatgcctactcagaagtaaatcccattgatttaaatggacATTATtcctgcctgacagcccaatcctgggctgcctggCACACGGGACTGCTGGgttgccaaaaatggctgccaccatatcctgtgtgCACCAAGCAGCCCACAGTGGCtccactttcatccccttcccctgggtaagggaactagCCACacatggggctactcgattctgtggcggCTCGTGagtcagtgcagaatcaaggaatcccttaagaacataagaacagccccactggatcaggccataggcatctagtccagtttcctgtatctcacagcggcccaccaaatgtcccagggagcacaccagataacaagagacctgcatcctggtgccctcccttgcatctgacatagcccatttctaaaatcaggaggttgcacgtacacctcatggcttgtaacctgtaatggatttttcctccagaaacttgtccaatccccttttaaaggcgcccaggccagacgccatcaccacatcctgtggcaaggagttccacagaccaaccacacgctgagtaaagaaatattttcttttgtctgtcctaaccctcccaacacgcaattttagtggatgtcccctggttctggtgttatgtgagagtgtaaagagcatctctctatccactttatccttcccatgcataattttgtatgtctcaatcatgtgtggcccgacagggctcaggatctcctcctaccccactccctgccctgccttgcctcctctcctccctcccccacctccctccaccctggaatgcctcctccctgcctccacccacccccactcacctccacttccTGGTGGTTCAGGCGAGTTGTCAGGCAGTgtaccatgggcccagcaccggagctgggCTCACAataaggctcacaaatgtgccttatgatacgtttgcaacagtgcacgctggtgatGAGCCGGTGTGCACAGAGCAGGATCAGTCCCTGAGTGAGCTAACTACGTGAGTCCCAGTTCTTGCGCATTGATTTTTTTGCATGGCGACCAGTTCTGTGTGTGCTCATTGCATCTGACAGCTGGCAGTCAGGCAACTTTCTCTTGCAGAACTGATGTTTATGTATGAAACTAGTGCATGCGTGAGTCTCATAGCAGTATAGCTGCCTTGGTAGGCTGTATTCCTCCCATTCCCACAATAGGAACCATCCCTGTTTAGAAATGGGCATCCTGCAAGGTGAGTTTCCACATGGTAAGAATTCAGCTGTCATTCCATTGCAGGGCCATGACCTGTCGTTGGGGGGTGTTGATGTGCCTATGCTTTTGCAGCCACGGATGCTGGACCAGAAGGATCCTAATACCAAGGTAACAAAGCACTGTTTCTCATATGTCTGATAGTGAAGCaatgctttttttaaatgaattaaaaCTGGAGGCCAGTGACACCCTTGTGACCAAGAGTTTCAGAATGTATATATTGGAGGGAGAATGACCTCCCTTCAGTGGAGCCAAATCTGGTGCAGTGACTCATGTAGGGACAAAATGGGCAGGCAGCCTTGCTGGAGGGTAAGTAATTCTGCTGCAAGTTTATATTGGGGGTGATGgaaacacctccgttttgctccccctgcccagaatggctccaaaggggaggggctgctggcacactgaggtgaggctccctgcaaaatttagtgctttgcacccccactagctatgccactggatggggggaaatggttttatttttttgcagattttggtgttctCCAAAACTGAGAAGTACAGAAAAtggcgttatgtgtttttattccaaatttacattataattataaaaattataatcactttaaaagtgtactaggtaggtgatataggtggtatagtgtcagcagatgcagccacagtcattacccacgcaccccattaaataataaataaaaaccagatAGAACAGATTTTCCCCCAGatgttatgatttttttttttaacaaaaatgagaagtgcagaacgcagtgttatgtgtgtttatttCATCAGATATTGACTCTCACTTCTAGTGATGGATAATTCACACCTGATTCTGCAGAATTAGCAGGGAAAGCTGATGAGGAGGCAAAACCAGGGCAGTGGCTCATTCAGAGACACATTGGGAAGCCTCTctgtatacatgcataggatcttTGGGGTTCACAGGAACCTtcattaattatttttataccTTGTGGCTATTCTTTCATTGCACACTAGAGCACCTAGTGCACCAGCTGGGGAGTTGTTGTGACTAAGGCACTTGATATCAGATTGGAGGGAGAGGGGTAGCTCTTGTATGAACACAGTTGTTCATGACACAAGGGGTCAGCAGCCAATCTTTCAGTGTCCcacttgtctctctctctctctctctctctctctctctctctcattgcagCTCTGGTGTGCTGCAGCATCAGTTGGACCTAAGACCCTGGACACCGCAGAAACCGTAAATATCTTGAAAGGCCAGCAGCGCTTGTGGTTTGAGGCCCTATAACTTCTCAAGTCTAGTCTTGTGAATTAAGTCCATTCATGTTATTTATCTCTGTGTGTGACAAAAGAAGAAAACTGAGTGTGGGTCTGTGTCTGGCCAAGGCCAGCCTTCTGATGAGGCTGGGTGACAGTAGCATAGCCACAGGGTTGGTGGTGcgctaagtattgcaggtgctgcaacacgccgggtaagcggcccctcccactcactgtcagagccattatGGGCAGCAATGACaactgctgtcactgcccagaatggctccgatggggaCGCTTACACAGCGTGTTGCGGCGCCTGTGAAACTGACTGCACCGCCACCCCTGTGGCGCGCACTGCTAGGTGAAACAGCCCCCTGAGGCGGTGAGCTTGCATGTGACAGCAGATTGGCAAGGGCTGCCCCACTTGCACCCTGCTCCTGCCCACCAGCTGTCTTTGCAGCTCTTCCCTTTTGCCTGCCAGCTGGACCCAGCCCTGTTGCTGCTCCTCTTTCCACTCAGTGAACTTTAAAAGGGAACACATCAGACCTGGAAGAGAAAGTGCGT is a window of Tiliqua scincoides isolate rTilSci1 chromosome 5, rTilSci1.hap2, whole genome shotgun sequence DNA encoding:
- the LOC136654345 gene encoding C-Jun-amino-terminal kinase-interacting protein 4-like, producing the protein MGDPEEIFGGDGDPSPAPYEELVTALAGGLYGELERLVGAHGSGAVSGLLPQLVSVLESLQGACGQVRERDQALERLREDRLRLLEQYERERTGRKRAEERFMELEDALEQERKAHVLSVTRLEGQSRALDLKARSYADQVASLEEQKSSLLKELASLNQTHTKMVQSYKELKSQRVALASMGQAATPSAEAKRVKSLLSRAPPPFLPSTSDPGPPESPHPQEEPAGIQELPHVEKTPQRDAERNDFPLAQEMVQPVTDASQAQKHSLDLDELLSSTPELGPDPQQPSSPLSTALERNTVSLFAEVSGLSPELLSDMDDGADLQGDALETLMAENMQLQEARITLDTARRHLIARVEELSEERELLRIERDGISGALSRCQAQLKETESELNRIRREFEETRRQSDDGEADGGLSRPQRFTRAEMARVVMERNLYKERLMELQEAVRRTELLRASRDEQAVQMKKSSFWKVFDRLFSPSDSTEKVPASPLPPGRARSSPSSHGKLGQNGGQLSPALRYIPRATSPSEADTSPQQKRRDLYREIRSHIWHEHGRAQIHGWSQPPALQGHDLSLGGVDVPMLLQPRMLDQKDPNTKLWCAAASVGPKTLDTAETGEPHQCFTGSSQLWVASGTHSASEVTLFDAQNPNQLLEHFVLPGVHILSIACVPGLTVPGSEGLELEPEILEDPLAPGSDSEDEMPEMEAVGTESTVWFGTQEGCIYIHSAETDWRHCRGKVQLKDAVHCIVHAQGRVSAALGDGSLAIFHRNTVRNWDLRSPRLVDLGRPRRSIRCAIPVLDRLWCGYGNRVYVVDPRTARIQRYFEVTSHPESQVRHLVAVNSGVWVSVRLDSSLRLLHAETGQPLQEVELGPCISRILGPDSLSLALNISALGAFGKRLWVGTSGGTIISLPFIPEFARSSESSSSKGAPFCAIEQAQISYHGHRDAVRFFVCVPGCMNPSASENPKEQHKEKSTKPFSLVLSGGEGYINLRIGDDTDEHYGNLLLPNPRLRRSERSHLIVWQVQA